The Miscanthus floridulus cultivar M001 unplaced genomic scaffold, ASM1932011v1 fs_262_1_2, whole genome shotgun sequence genome contains the following window.
GTGCCGCTGCAGCCATCGCACTGGGGCTCCTCATCTCTGAGCTCAGCCAGGAGCCGTGGAAGGGGCGCGTGATCACCTTCAACGAGACGCACCAGCTGCACAAGGTGCTCGGCACGAGCCTCAAGGAGAAGCTGCGGCCGCTGGTGGAGTCCATGGGGAAGCATAAGAAGGGCGCGAACCTGCAGGGCGTCTTCAGCAAGATCCTGCAGCTGGCGGTGGCCGGCGGGCTGTGCAGGGACATGATGGTGAAGAGGGTGTTTGTGCTGAGCGACATGGACTTCGACGGGTGGACGGGCACCGCGTCCCCGTGGAAGACAGAGTACCAGGGCATCTGCGACAAGTTCGCAGCCGAGGGGTTCACGGTGCCGCAGCTGGTGTTCTGGAACGTGGGGACCTCCAAGGCGTCCACGCCGGTGGTGGCAGCGCAAGAGGGCACGGCCCTGGTGAGCGGCTACTCCAAGAACCTGGTGAGACTCTTCCTGGAGGCGGATGGCGAGCTAACGCCGGCCGCCATCGTGGCAGATGCCATCTCTGGCCCGGAGTACGAGGCGCTAGAGGTGTTCGATTAATTTTTTTTCGTGCGCAAGTGTTCGTGATCGATTGCTGTTGGCGACACAGTGATGAAAACTCTAAAAAAAAAGCTATATGCAGCAGTTTTTGCTGAATAGGGTCTTCTGGTAGAACCACAAACTCGTAGTCTCAGCATCTGGTATTCAGATATGGCATAATTTGAATCGTGGAAACGATGCTTGAATAAAGTTTTATCATCTTCGATTTGacatataattttttttagtTTGCAAGCACTGAATATGTGTTGTCATGAGCGCACTTGAAGTCTTAGAACTAATTTGTATTTGGCACACTAGGGCATTGATGTTCTATGCAATGCATGGTGAAGAATGCTGGTTTTGCTGAATGTAGTAATTATTAGGATAATACATGTACATAATCGATCATCGAGGTGGacggccggccatctccggcccgGAGTACGGCGTGCTTTTAGGTGTTCGGCTGATGTTTCCAGTTGGGACTATAGTTGGGACTATGTGTGCTGCTGAATTGGCGTACTCAGAAAGGATTCTCTCTAGCTGTTTGTTTAAGCTGTTGTATGCCGTCTCCGGGTGCATCGATAGTATTTTTTTACAGAAAGGCACTGGTCTTTCCAATCGCGAGCCAAAGCATTGACGAAGCAAACAAAGGCACCCACCACATTTCAGCATGAAGGCCAATAATGCAGCTGTTCAACAATGTCTATTAGAAGCTACGTCGAAGAGCCCACTCTTGTTTAATATGGCACCAAAGGCTCTGGTGTCAAGATATCACTCTGGTGTCAAGATATCATTAGCTACATAGCCCAGTTCTTGTATATAATACAACAATGGCTAACACTATGCCATCAGGCTGTACAAAATCTGCCTGTTCTTTCTGTATAAATCAGGCTCTCTAAAGCATATTACATCTGCATGTCCACAACACTATTCCCTAGCTCTATGTTTTGAGTTGACTAAGTTGGTAATTATGTCAGACGGCCAAAACACTATCAATCTCCTCGTTGAACATGAGAAGTTTCAAACGGATAGCAATTTTCACTGAGGCACTAAAAGGATaaaccaaaaataccaacttGAGAAGTGAGAACTCGCAGGAAAGACAACCACAGTGTACATAGCATTGGACGATCTGAGAAAATGTAAACAGAATTAGAACACCGACCTAATATACACATGGACATTGCTACAAAATTATATATACACTACAAAATTTGTTTGAGCCACACAGCTCAGTCTAAAATAAAAGATGACACTAGGTGCCCAAAATCAGCTATCTCCATCACTATCCATTCGTTTCTATAAGACTAAATAGCCTTGTACATGGAGATAATATGGCATTTCAGTGCAAGCTGGGTGCATTTGATGTGCACGAGTAACTTAATTTACAGACCCGTCCACATTAGATACCTTTATCTCAAAGTAGCAGTCTAGTAGAGACCCGAGTCTCTGTATATACCAACTAAAAATGGCAACTCCTATGGCTCATCTTCTCTCGACCTTCTGTTTCTGCCGAGATGAAGTTGTTTCAAAAACAATTACACCACTAACTTGCTTCCAAGCGTTTGTATCAGACATATAAACTGGAGTTGGGAAGCCCTCCAACCTCTTGAATTCTTCTCTTCTGTCTGGTCAGATTCTTGATCTCTGTTGCATTTGTATCCTTTGGCCCACTACGAACAAGGTAAGCAAGATCAGACTTCAGAGTTCTCTGATTAGACCGTTCTTCTAACCTCTGCTCCAAGTTATGATTTATGTGTCTTCGCCAATACAGATTCTCTTCATTCTTTCCTCGGTACCAATTCCCTTCTTTCCTTGGTGACCTGCCTGTGGAATTCTTGTTAAATGAACTGCTAGTAGTCACACAACTAGAAGCTTCTGTATTGCTATTGCTAAAACTTCTCCTTGAAGATTGTGTGTGCCTCAGAGCAGGAACTGGGGCGCTTACTATCCGCCGTCTATCCGTCGGAACTGGAGCTGTAGCCAGCTTGATCTGCTGTTTATCCATCGGAGTTGGAGCTGGCTTCATCTGCTGTTTATCCATTGGAGTTGGAGCTAGATTGCTCTGCTGTTTTTCCATTGGAGTTGGAATCGGCTTGATCTGATGTCTATACATTGGCGCTGGAGCTGCAGCCAGCTTGATCTGCTGTTTATCCATCGGAGTTGGAGCTAGATTGCTCTGTTGTTTATCCATTGGACTTGGAATCGGCTTGATCTGATGTCTATACATTGGAGCTGGAGTTGGAATCTGCTTGATCTGATGCTTATCCATTGGAGCTGGAGTTGGAGTCGGCTTGATCTGATGTTTATCCATTACACTTGAAGTTGGTACTGGCTTGATAACAGGACCCATGGAGCATGGGGCTCTTTTCTTAAATAACTGAAACATTTGCTGCACAACAACTGCAGATGTATTTGATTGTCAGACATGACAGGAAAGTGATGGTAGTGAGAATACATAACTGATATAGCTCAGTGAATGATAAAAAGAAAATAACTTCATCTGCTGTGTACCTTTCAACGGATCTAGAGCAACATCGAACACATGCCACCATATTATCTCATTCTGGGAAAGATCGACGTTGTGAAATTTGGCAGCAAGGCATAGTGATCCAGCAGCTATGTAGTGTGGTTTGAACTGCACAACTAAAGTAGTTGGAAGCCTGCATGTATAAGTGTCGAACCAACTCAGAGGGGAGAAAAAAACAAGATTGCCAATTCCAAGAAGAATGTTTAACAGAATAGCTCAAATAACTTACGTATCATTAATGAGACTCATGGCAGATTGTCTCAGTTCCTTATGGACGATCTCCAGTTTCTTCAGAGCGAACTTTAGTGGTTCATAAGGATGCTGTATATTGAAATCAAACCTAATGGTTGAAAGCAATAGTGTCTCCCCCACCAAAATCAGCGCTTTCTGCTTTGCAAAAACTTCCTGCTTCTCATTGGAAACAAAAGTTGCACAGTAAATAAGTCAATCAAACATCAGAAAAGCAAACAGGCCAAGTGTCAAGGAGAAAATTAGATACCTCCTGGTGGATTCTCTTAGCAGCATCAGGGTTTTTCTGGT
Protein-coding sequences here:
- the LOC136531018 gene encoding cyclin-T1-1-like isoform X2 — its product is MGAARGEEQEQERECGGERYPSWYVSREEIERGSPSRRDGVSAAKEAELRATYCSFIRDVCIRLQLPQITIATAIVLCHRFYLLQSHAKNEWQTVATVCVFLASKMEDTPCLLKRVVIVAYETMYQKNPDAAKRIHQEEVFAKQKALILVGETLLLSTIRFDFNIQHPYEPLKFALKKLEIVHKELRQSAMSLINDTLPTTLVVQFKPHYIAAGSLCLAAKFHNVDLSQNEIIWWHVFDVALDPLKVVVQQMFQLFKKRAPCSMGPVIKPVPTSSVMDKHQIKPTPTPAPMDKHQIKQIPTPAPMYRHQIKPIPSPMDKQQSNLAPTPMDKQQIKLAAAPAPMYRHQIKPIPTPMEKQQSNLAPTPMDKQQMKPAPTPMDKQQIKLATAPVPTDRRRIVSAPVPALRHTQSSRRSFSNSNTEASSCVTTSSSFNKNSTGRSPRKEGNWYRGKNEENLYWRRHINHNLEQRLEERSNQRTLKSDLAYLVRSGPKDTNATEIKNLTRQKRRIQEVGGLPNSSLYV
- the LOC136531019 gene encoding uncharacterized protein, encoding MFDEMLKSDVEHLRVGDTTKIGLAAKRCPSLRSSYDRATLLCEAIARRIFPRESSQEYLDISDKHYAYRVRDRLRREVQEPWKGRVITFNETHQLHKVLGTSLKEKLRPLVESMGKHKKGANLQGVFSKILQLAVAGGLCRDMMVKRVFVLSDMDFDGWTGTASPWKTEYQGICDKFAAEGFTVPQLVFWNVGTSKASTPVVAAQEGTALVSGYSKNLVRLFLEADGELTPAAIVADAISGPEYEALEVFD
- the LOC136531018 gene encoding cyclin-T1-1-like isoform X1, whose protein sequence is MGAARGEEQEQERECGGERYPSWYVSREEIERGSPSRRDGVSAAKEAELRATYCSFIRDVCIRLQLPQITIATAIVLCHRFYLLQSHAKNEWQTVATVCVFLASKMEDTPCLLKRVVIVAYETMYQKNPDAAKRIHQEQEVFAKQKALILVGETLLLSTIRFDFNIQHPYEPLKFALKKLEIVHKELRQSAMSLINDTLPTTLVVQFKPHYIAAGSLCLAAKFHNVDLSQNEIIWWHVFDVALDPLKVVVQQMFQLFKKRAPCSMGPVIKPVPTSSVMDKHQIKPTPTPAPMDKHQIKQIPTPAPMYRHQIKPIPSPMDKQQSNLAPTPMDKQQIKLAAAPAPMYRHQIKPIPTPMEKQQSNLAPTPMDKQQMKPAPTPMDKQQIKLATAPVPTDRRRIVSAPVPALRHTQSSRRSFSNSNTEASSCVTTSSSFNKNSTGRSPRKEGNWYRGKNEENLYWRRHINHNLEQRLEERSNQRTLKSDLAYLVRSGPKDTNATEIKNLTRQKRRIQEVGGLPNSSLYV